The Candidatus Bathyarchaeota archaeon region TATACTAATTGGTGTTGGCTTGACATATCTGCTTCTACGTAGACATAAATAGAAACAAATATACATTAAAAAAAAAGAATAGGGAACTTATTTTTTCATAGTATTCTATGTGGTTAATGATTTATTGATCTGGTAGAACTGGCTTCTCAGGAAGCTCTATTCCCCACTCTTCTAACTTCAGACCTATTGCTTCCATAATTTCTTCTTTAGTGGCTCCAGAATCTCTCATTTCTTCTACAAGTTCTTTGATTTCCTTTCTCTGTTCATCGGTTGCTGTATGGATGGGGGACAACCCTGGTCCAGATAGAAAACCTTTTGACGGAATAATAGATGAAGTATCTATCTTCAATCGAGCACTGTCTATAGAAGAGTTAGATAATCTGGATGATACAGAGAAGGCGATCTGTTATATGGGTGATGCGACCAACCAATACGGAGTGATCTTAGACGCTTTTCATGTAAAAAGTCCTGTATATACGACAGGCAGCGGTTTTGTTCCTAATTCATTAGTCAACCTCTATATAACCACTGATCAAGCTTGGACTGATGGAATGGCCATTACAGCACCAATACGGACGATCACCGTGCAGGCTGGCGCCTCAGGAAATCTAGGTCCGGTAATGGTATGGGCAAGTGCAGATTTTGGTCATTATGATTTGATCTTTGATACTGACCAGAACGGTCAGTATGATATTGGGACTAATTTAATCGGCTTTGATGTAGTTGATCACCCTAACCATCCAGGATTTTCAGTCTCAAGCCTTCTCACTTCATCTGCAGTTGGAGGCTTCTATGCTCCTGTAAATAGTCTTATTGTACTTGCGCCTTACATGATTGCAGCACTATTTATTGGAATCATTGCTTCGATTATTACTGTTAGAAGAAAAAAAAGGGATTAAACTGAGATAATACACGAAAAGAACCAATCATATTTTTAGGTAACTACTCAAATTCTATCAGATGCGTTAAAGATCATAAACAGCTACAACAAAAACGCATCCATTTTTTTCGA contains the following coding sequences:
- a CDS encoding LamG domain-containing protein — translated: MGDNPGPDRKPFDGIIDEVSIFNRALSIEELDNLDDTEKAICYMGDATNQYGVILDAFHVKSPVYTTGSGFVPNSLVNLYITTDQAWTDGMAITAPIRTITVQAGASGNLGPVMVWASADFGHYDLIFDTDQNGQYDIGTNLIGFDVVDHPNHPGFSVSSLLTSSAVGGFYAPVNSLIVLAPYMIAALFIGIIASIITVRRKKRD